A stretch of the Channa argus isolate prfri chromosome 9, Channa argus male v1.0, whole genome shotgun sequence genome encodes the following:
- the LOC137132809 gene encoding trace amine-associated receptor 13c-like: protein MEDQDRAELCFPQLINASCRIPKIHRQLHTPSNLLLLSLAVSDLLSGLVVTPLGVLRQTTCWFLGDLVCSFYNYFSCFVNSNSIGDMVLISVDRYVAICHPLHYPTRVTVTRVKMCVYVCWICSVLYSGMFLKDDLTQPGRYKSCYGECVIIIDNISGTVDIVSSFIVPVTLIVILYLRVFVTAVSQARAMRSHVAAITVQHSGTVRTKKSELKAARTLGVVVVIFLICFCPIYNGSFIIDSFNNALPETIVFTLMSVNPCLNPVIYALFYPWFRKAIRLIFSLQILQPGSCETNMLKTETVQ from the exons ATGGAGGACCAGgacagagcagagctctgctttccacaactcaTCAATGCCTCCTGCAGGATACCAAAGATCCATCG gcagctgcacacaccctccaacctcctcctcctctctctggctgtgtcagaccTCCTCTCGGGACTTGTGGTAACACCGTTAGGAGTCCTCAGACAAACAACCTGTTGGTTTCTCGGTGACCTAGTGTGTTCTTTCTATAATTATTTTAGCTGCTTTGTTAACTCTAATTCAATAGGAGACATGGTTctgatatcagtcgaccgctaTGTAGCTATTTGTCACCCTCTGCATTAccccaccagagtcactgtaacaagagttaaaatgtgtgtttatgtgtgttggatctgttctgttctctacagtggtatgtttttaaaagatgaTCTAACTCAACCAGGCAGGTACAAGTCCTGCTATGGAGAGTGTGTGATCATCATTGACAACATTTCAGGAACTGTTGACattgtttcatcatttattgTTCCAGTTACTCTCATAGTAATTCTAtatctgagagtgtttgtgacggctgtgtctcaggctcgtgccatgcgctctcatgttgcagccatCACAgtccagcattcagggactgtaaggactaagaaatctgagctgaaagcagccaggactctgggtgttgttgtaGTTATTTTCCTAATATGTTTCTGTCCAATATACAATGGCTCTTTTATAATAGACAGCTTTAACAATGCTTTACCTGAAACAATTGTGTTCACTCTGATGTCTGTTaacccctgtctgaaccctgtcatctacgccttgttctacccctggtttagaaaagctatcagactaattttctctcttcagatactgcagcctggctcctgTGAGACCAATATGCTgaaaacagagactgtgcagtga
- the LOC137133299 gene encoding coiled-coil domain-containing protein 141-like, whose translation MEDLRIRPDHKQLGEIQVIYGSMRKELLEKSLQVLSSSSVLLHKLRQLQKTEALQRRGAVMEDKEQEDEGSQCSTGVILKLEELVEKLHDRRRKLDQAAMLQIQLVESSIKYCKEEGSLRQSSYMNWSPDKFPYQTWQSGSTPAEMSDLATHSRTKDLHPGSRSGEAAVLDSGYKSKELQHEPALNTQSDSTLKQAADVSFSELSRKDETKQHREVTSRQVAGQESMMGKETQSGVHTHQTFLTNQRQQLLLSCQQLMDKVWSWVQQGNRVLSYSCEVGRQLPEAEDSLNTHLQLHTQAQSADHDAEKLRQILDQIRALQTDQVTRTSHYCPSEANRQLSPLKALTEQLKRGITGKQTRSRSTWSGPEVVDAPCTISPELAGGVEVVLSELQSLNRKIDANLQLLQPYISFLRKAQQVEQEMEELREIYRRKPEKEEESQVSCSDIGSPQKKKEEMLQTFLTAQYLGNDYVHTVTMVSGSGLNLLSLVSVVQQTMERLRRTQQEVNKMQSFQQIQIQYQQEDMKYCKKYQERLFKNQQDLKCVSELLDSCTLMDLGSDLQTSSLLERFSQARPHFIQLDAEVEYMEKSWETVRAVQDRLKAKALMGRTMGDEDLSELLKLHKRVNDKIQQTELILELSSSFHLTSKQVSGAKK comes from the exons ATGGAGGACCTAAGGATCAGACCAGACCACAAACAACTTGGTGAAATACAGGTCATATATGGCTCCAtgagaaaag AACTTCTGGAAAAGTCGCTGCAGGTGTTAAGCAGCAGCAGTGTTCTGCTGCACAAACTCAGGCAGCTGCAGAAGACTGAGGCCCTCCAGAGGAGAGGAGCAGTAATGGAGGACAAAGAGCAGGAGGATGAG GGTTCCCAGTGCAGCACAGGGGTGATTTTGAAGCTGGAGGAGCTGGTGGAGAAGCTACATGATCGGAGGAGGAAGTTGGATCAGGCTGCCATGCTGCAGATCCAGCTGGTGGAGAGCAGCATCAAGTACTGCAAGGAAGAAGGAAGCTTGAGGCAGAGCAGCTATATG AATTGGAGTCCTGACAAGTTCCCGTACCAAACCTGGCAGTCTGGATCAACACCAGCAGAGATGAGTGACCTGGCGACACATTCTAGAACCAAAGATCTGCACCCTGGATCCAGATCAGGAGAAGCTGCAGTCCTAGACTCTGGATACAAGTCTAAAGAGCTTCAGCATGAACCTGCATTAAATACACAGTCAGATTCCACACTGAAGCAG GCTGCAGATGTCAGTTTTTCTGAACTGAGTAGGAAGGATGAGACCAAGCAGCACAGAGAAGTTACCAG tAGGCAGGTGGCAGGACAGGAGAGCATGATGGGAAAGGAGACTCAAAGTGGAGTCCACACCCACCAAACCTTCCTGACCAACCAGAGACAACAGCTGCTGTTGTCCTGTCAACAGCTCATGGACAag gtgtGGAGCTGGGTGCAACAGGGAAACAGAGTGTTATCTTACAGCTGTGAAGTAGGACGGCAGCTCCCTGAAGCTGAGGACTCTCTGAACACACAcctgcagctgcacacacaggcTCAG TCTGCAGATCACGATGCAGAGAAGCTGAGGCAGATCCTGGATCAGATCAGAGCTCTGCAAACAGATCAGGTGACCAGAACCAGCCACTATTGTCCTAGTGAAGCCAACAGACAGCTGTCCCCTCTGAAGGCCCTGACAGAGCAGCTGAAGAGGGGCATCACAGGCAAACAGACCAGATCCAGGTCCACTTGGTCTGGTCCAGAAGTAGTTGATGCACCTTGTACAATAAGTCCTGAGCTTGCTGGTGGAGTTGAGGTGGTTCTGAGTGAGCTGCAGAGTCTGAACAGGAAGATTGACGCAAACCTGCAGCTGCTCCAACCTTATATCTCTTTCCTCAGAAAGGCACAGCAG GTGGAGCAGGAGATGGAAGAGCTGAGGGAGATCTAcaggaggaaaccagagaaagaggaggagagtcaAGTCAGCTGTAGTGACATTGGGTCACcccagaagaagaaagaggaaatgcTACAGACATTTCTCACTGCTCAGTATCTGGGAAACGACTACGTCCACACCGTTACCATG gtgtcAGGATCTGGGTTAAACCTGCTGTCTTTAGTGTCAGTGGTGCAGCAGACAATGGAGCGACTTCGAAGAACCCAACAGGAAGTAAACAAGATGCAGAGTTTCCAGCAAATCCAGATCCAGTATCAGCAGGAAGACATGAAGTACTGCAAAAAGTACCAGGAGAGACTTTTTAAG AACCAGCAAGAcctgaaatgtgtttctgagctgCTTGACTCATGCACTTTGATGGATCTGGGTTCAGACCTGCAGACCTCAAGCCTGCTGGAACGCTTCAGCCAGGCCAGACCTCATTTTATT cAACTTGATGCTGAGGTGGAGTACATGGAGAAGAGCTGGGAGACTGTGAGAGCCGTCCAGGACAGGTTGAAGGCCAAAGCTTTGATGGGAAGAACTATGGGGGACGAGGATTTGTCAGAGCTGCTGAAGCTCCATAAGAGAGTAAATGACAAAATCCAGCAAACTGAATTAATTCTGGAGCTGAGCAGTAGCTTCCACCTTACATCCAAACAGGTTAGTGGAGCAAAGAAGTAG
- the LOC137133302 gene encoding coiled-coil domain-containing protein 141-like: protein MKFNYLKGNDQTRNMRAVRNQLQQVDLYEDKLQVLRKHLQAVMSLLGLEVKDGGVAREVDAINELQRQMSEFERSVSQHQKSLEMTCRLQQSIEEYQLWSEEAIATITRVGKFAMECRSTDAITVLHHQFEKFVWPTVPQQQERISQFTELAVRLHGE, encoded by the exons ATGAAGTTTAACTACCTGAAGGGAAATGACCAGACCAGGAATATGAGGGCTGTCAGGAACCAGCTACAGCAGGTGGATCTGTATGAGGACAAACTGCAG GTCCTTAGGAAACATCTACAGGCTGTGATGTCTCTGCTAGGCTTAGAGGTCAAGGATGGGGGAGTGGCTCGAGAGGTGGATGCCATCAatgagctgcagagacagatgagCGAGTTTGAGCGAAGTGTCAGCCAACACCAAAAGTCACTGGAAATGACCTGCAGGCTGCAGCAATCCATAGAGGAG TATCAGTTGTGGTCTGAGGAGGCCATTGCCACCATCACTAGAGTTGGGAAGTTTGCAATGGAGTGTCGCAGTACAGATGCCATCACTGTTCTTCACCACCAGTTTGAGAAGTTTGTCTGGCCAACAGTTCCACAGCAGCAGGAGAGGATCAGTCAGTTCACTGAGCTGGCTGTCAGACTCCACGGCGAGTAA